TGCGCGACTTGACTATCGGCGCACGCTTTGAAGTCGCCCCGATGATTACCGCCTTCTTGGACTTTCACCTACCCATCGGAAACGACGATTACAGCAAAAACGGGCACGCCCCGTCCACTGACGAGATCGCCCTGTACTTGGGTGGACAGTTCTCCATGGAAGTGCCCAACGCACCCGGTTTCAAGTTCGGCACCGAAGCTGGCATTGACTGGGGCTTTGAACACAACCACTACGACCGTGGGCTCGAGTTGCATATCGCCGGCGAAGCCGACTACACCATCCAGAGCATCGGGCTCACCCCGCTCCTTGGCTTGAAGTTCAAGTTCAAGGTGTTTGAAGACGAATGGGAAGACGGTGCTGGCAAGGAACACGGAGAGGACAACAGCGGCCACAACCAAATCCAAATTTGGCTGGGTGCACAATATGCGGTGGCACCGAATCTCTCTGTATTGGCAAAGCTCATTGTCCGTAGTGGCGATCCTGAAATGGGCGGAGACGCCTCGGGATTGTACGCTGGCGTCGAATTCTTCTTCTAAAGAGACCGAGCCCTCCCACCTAAAGGTGGCCATGGCTACAATCGCCCCTGGTTAAAACCAGGGGCTTTTTGTTCACGGAGTCCGAGTTCTCAATGAAAGAAAGCCGAGCAAAGCGGCAATCACTTCACGTCGTAGGCGGGCGGCGTAATGCTCTCGCCTGCTTTCATCGCCTTGTCAAGAGCCGCGGACTTCGCCGGGTCTAGCCACCAGTAAACGGGGATGGCGTCTTCGCGGTTAAAGTGGTCAAAAACCTTTTCGGGCGTCCCAAAGCGGTTCCAGTAGAGGATGCGGTGGTGGTCACATTGCCACATGAGCACGTAAGGCACCAACTCCGCCAGGCGGTTGTCGAGCGCCTTCAAGATTTCGTTCCGCTTCGCAAGGTCAAATTCCGTCTTCTGCAAATCGATGAGGCTGTCGACGACTTTGTCCTGCACTCCCGCCAGGTTGTTCGTCCCCTTTTGCAAGGCGGTGGAAGAATGCCAGCTGGCCTCCGGGTCGCGAAGGCGGCCCGCACCCCAGTTCACCCAGTAGAGGTCAAAGTCCGCATCATCCAAGCGTTTGCGCAGCGTGCTCTGGCTCATTTGCTCGATTGTCGCAACCACGCCCACCTTCTTGAGGTCTTCCTGGAACAGCGTGAGGTGACGCAGGTCCTCCATAGATGTAATGAAGTTGATGGCAAATGGCTTGCCGTCTTTTTCCAAAACGCCCTGGGCGTTCACCTTGTAGCCCGCCTCCGCAAACAGGGCACGGGCGCTGTCGGGATTAAAGTGGTACACCGGCGCCGTGGGATTCTGGTTGCCTTCCCACAGGTCGGGGTAGTAGCTGTTCAGCAAAAAGTACTGACCGTACATGTACTTCTCGTTCATCTGCTCGCGGTTCAGCAGCATGCTGAGGGCACGGCGCACGCGCACGTCCTGGAACGCGGGTTTGCGCAAGTTGATGGCCATGCCCTGGAAGCCTATGGGTTCCTTGTTAAAGATGCGCTGCTTCACAGCCCAGCCCTTCTGCACGGCGTCAAAGTCCGTCTGCTTCATCCAAATGCTGCTCGTGTAAATGGCGTAGGCGTTAATGTCCTGCTTTTTGAAGGCCTCGAGCGCCTTGGTCTGGTCGTTCATAAAGCGGTAGCGGATCTTTTGGAAGTTGTACTTGCCGCGGTTCCAGTTCTTGTGGAAGCCCCACCAGTCGGCACGGCGCTTGAGTTCCACAAAACGGTCCTCGCGGAAGGTCTTGATGATGTAGGGACCGCTCACCACGGGGAACTCGTAGCGGATCTGGTTGAAGTCCTTGCCAGCCCAAACGTGCTTGGGGAACGCGAGCATGCCCGCAGCTTCCCAGAAGTTGCCCCAGTGCACTTCCTTCGCCGTCATGCGGAGGGTGAGACTGTCCAAAATTTCCGGACGTTCAAAACGGCTGAGCCCCACCTTGAATATTGGCGTGAGGTTTTTCTCGTCCATGATGACGTCGTAGTAAAACTGCACATCCTCGGCGGTAACGGGCTTGCCGTCGCTCCAACGCGCGCGTTCGTCCACGTGGAAGGTGAACGTCTTGCCGTCGTCGCCCACCTCCCAGCGGTCTGCGAGGATTCCCACTTCGCGGTCCTCGGTGCTGTGCAGGCTAACGAGCGGTTCGAACATCATGCCCATGAGCTCGGCGGAGAAGCTGTTGTAGTCTTCCCACATGTTGAACGACTTGGGCATCGCGGAACCCCAAAGAGTAATGGCGCCGCAGGGGCGTGCATCCTTGGAGGCGACGGGGTCAAACTCGCCCGTGGCGGTGGAATCAGCCGGCTGTTCGGGGCAGTTCAGTTCGCCACCCGCGGACTTCGCGGTCTTAGACGCATCCTGCTCGTTGCAGGCGGTAAGGGTCATCGCCGACACAATCAACGCGGCTATTACAATCTTTCTTTTCATCATTTTTTATTCCTCGGGTCTGGATCCTTCGGGGCTTGGTTCGGCAGGCTCACCAACCTTATCCCTCAGGATGACGCACTCTTTCGTCTGTAGGCGCCCGGCGCCGTTCTTTCGCCTAATCTACGGTCTAAAAAATCTCTTGGGTTTGACGGGTTTCTCGGGGGCAGCTTCGGGCGGGGCGTTCTTCGCGTGTTCCACGTCTTCGGCCTTGAGCGCCGCAAGCGCTACGCGGGCAGCCTCCTGTTCGGCCTTCTTTTTGTTTGGACCCTGACCCTTGCCATACACCTTCCCGTTCACATGGACCTCGGCGGTAAACACCTTCTGGTGCTCCGGCCCATCCTCGCCAATAATCACGTACTCCGGGGCAGTATGGATTTTGCCTTGGGTGTATTCCAACAGGGCGCTCTTGAAATTCACAAAGTCATCGGCGGTCACAATGTCGGCGACCCGCGGGAAATGGAACTTGTTCAAAATGGCTCGGACTTCTTCCAGACCGCCGTCCAGGTACACGGCGCCAAGCACCGCCTCGTAGGCGTCCGCCAGAATGCTCTCCTTGCCGCGACCGCCCATCTTGGCCTCGCTCTTGCCTATCTTGATGTACTCACCCAGGTCCCATTCCTTGGACGACTGCGCACAGGCGTGGCCCGAGACAATCGCGCTCTTTTGCTTGGAGAGGTCGCCCTCCGAGGCGTCGGGGTAAGTCTTGTAAAGGAACTCGGTCGTGAGCATGTTCAAAACGGAATCGCCCAAGAACTCAAGGCGCTCGTTGTTGTTCTCGTAGGGCATGTCCTTGCCCGTCAAAAACGAGCGGTGCACCAGGGCGTGCGCCAGCAGTTCGGGGTCGCGGAACCTATACCCGAGCTTTGCCTCAAGCCCGTCACCGGACTTCTGGCGAAACCAGAGTTTAAGCAATTTGTGGAGCATGTTCTTCTCTTCCAAATGATTCTCCTTATGATTTTCTAGCGCATTGTTTTCTATTCATTAAACAAGACTCAATATAAAAATACCCCGGTCAAAGCCGGGGCATTTTATTTCTTTAGTCAAAGAGAATTACTTCTTCTTCTCTTCGAGGAAGGCGACCACGTCGGCAACCTTCGTGAACTTTTCGGCGTCAGAGTCGAGGATTTCGACTTCGAATTCGTCTTCGAGAGCCATCACCACTTCAACGCGGTCGAGAGAGTCGGCACCGAGATCGTTACCGAATTCGGATTCAGGCTTCACATCTTCAGCCTTGACTTCCAGCTTGGCAACGAGAACGTCGGTCACTTTCTTGAAAATTTCTTCTTTTGTCATGTTTTACTCCATTTGGAATTGTTTGGGTGCAAATTTAGAAAAATCCCCTAGGCATTCAAGCCCCCATCCACACCAATTATTTGCCCAGTGATGTATTTCGCATTGTCAGAGGCCAAAAAAGCCACCGTTTTTGCCACATCTTCGGGTTTTCCGAGGCGTCCGAGGGGGATTTGGGCCGCATACTGAGCCCGGACCTCGTCACTCAGTTTGGCCGTCATGTCGGTATCGATGAAGCCGGGGGCGACCGCGTTCACGGTAATGCCACGGCTGGCGAACTCCCTTGAATTGGACCGGGTGATGCCGATGACCCCCGCCTTGGCGGCGGCGTAGTTGGTCTGGCCAGCCTGGCCACGGAGGGCGTTAATGCTAGAAATATTCACAATATGGCCGCTGCGGGCGCCCATCATGGTACGCGTAACCGCCCTCGTGCAGAGGAAAACCGAGCGGAGGTTCGTCTGGATGACCGCATCAAAGTCCTCGTCCTTCATGCGCATCAAAAGGCCGTCGCGGGTGATGCCGGCGTTGTTGACCAGCACGTCCACCCCGCCCAGCTCCTTGATGGCGGCGGCAAAGACTTCCTGCACCTGGGCGGAATCGCTCACGTCGCAGGCAAACGAGAGGGCCTTGACCCCGTACTTGGCAGCGAGGTCTGCCGCCTGGGATTCACAACCGCTCCTAGAAATAAGCGCCACATCATGGCCCTGGGCAGCCAGTTCCTGCGCCACGGCAAAGCCGATACCGCGG
This genomic window from Fibrobacter sp. UWP2 contains:
- the acpP gene encoding acyl carrier protein codes for the protein MTKEEIFKKVTDVLVAKLEVKAEDVKPESEFGNDLGADSLDRVEVVMALEDEFEVEILDSDAEKFTKVADVVAFLEEKKK
- the fabG gene encoding 3-oxoacyl-[acyl-carrier-protein] reductase, which gives rise to MSEEVLNRKKAIVTGASRGIGFAVAQELAAQGHDVALISRSGCESQAADLAAKYGVKALSFACDVSDSAQVQEVFAAAIKELGGVDVLVNNAGITRDGLLMRMKDEDFDAVIQTNLRSVFLCTRAVTRTMMGARSGHIVNISSINALRGQAGQTNYAAAKAGVIGITRSNSREFASRGITVNAVAPGFIDTDMTAKLSDEVRAQYAAQIPLGRLGKPEDVAKTVAFLASDNAKYITGQIIGVDGGLNA
- the rnc gene encoding ribonuclease III translates to MLHKLLKLWFRQKSGDGLEAKLGYRFRDPELLAHALVHRSFLTGKDMPYENNNERLEFLGDSVLNMLTTEFLYKTYPDASEGDLSKQKSAIVSGHACAQSSKEWDLGEYIKIGKSEAKMGGRGKESILADAYEAVLGAVYLDGGLEEVRAILNKFHFPRVADIVTADDFVNFKSALLEYTQGKIHTAPEYVIIGEDGPEHQKVFTAEVHVNGKVYGKGQGPNKKKAEQEAARVALAALKAEDVEHAKNAPPEAAPEKPVKPKRFFRP
- a CDS encoding transporter, with translation MFKKIILAAALAVTASFATWDYFPVLPAGQGSAKGGLYYDWDGDWSQAGLEIGARFSLIEKLELSLQSWGYQFWSEEDCKGCVNGGDGLRDLTIGARFEVAPMITAFLDFHLPIGNDDYSKNGHAPSTDEIALYLGGQFSMEVPNAPGFKFGTEAGIDWGFEHNHYDRGLELHIAGEADYTIQSIGLTPLLGLKFKFKVFEDEWEDGAGKEHGEDNSGHNQIQIWLGAQYAVAPNLSVLAKLIVRSGDPEMGGDASGLYAGVEFFF
- a CDS encoding ABC transporter substrate-binding protein, coding for MMKRKIVIAALIVSAMTLTACNEQDASKTAKSAGGELNCPEQPADSTATGEFDPVASKDARPCGAITLWGSAMPKSFNMWEDYNSFSAELMGMMFEPLVSLHSTEDREVGILADRWEVGDDGKTFTFHVDERARWSDGKPVTAEDVQFYYDVIMDEKNLTPIFKVGLSRFERPEILDSLTLRMTAKEVHWGNFWEAAGMLAFPKHVWAGKDFNQIRYEFPVVSGPYIIKTFREDRFVELKRRADWWGFHKNWNRGKYNFQKIRYRFMNDQTKALEAFKKQDINAYAIYTSSIWMKQTDFDAVQKGWAVKQRIFNKEPIGFQGMAINLRKPAFQDVRVRRALSMLLNREQMNEKYMYGQYFLLNSYYPDLWEGNQNPTAPVYHFNPDSARALFAEAGYKVNAQGVLEKDGKPFAINFITSMEDLRHLTLFQEDLKKVGVVATIEQMSQSTLRKRLDDADFDLYWVNWGAGRLRDPEASWHSSTALQKGTNNLAGVQDKVVDSLIDLQKTEFDLAKRNEILKALDNRLAELVPYVLMWQCDHHRILYWNRFGTPEKVFDHFNREDAIPVYWWLDPAKSAALDKAMKAGESITPPAYDVK